In a single window of the Cumulibacter manganitolerans genome:
- the dprA gene encoding DNA-processing protein DprA, with product MTRVGDGSPAAALAWLSRTVEPGNRDLWAYVGSLGAVEVAEQLHAGDGPRRLQNAAGERWSEDRSLHDLEAAARCGARLLTPDDDEWPRDITDLMGAAASAGAQQCVPPIALWVRGPMSLARGLARAVAIVGARAATGYGEYVAGDLALGLAERQVTVVSGGANGIDGAAHRSALGGGGGTVAVLGCGIDRFYPRSNDLLLAQIAQHGALVSEWPPGAAAMRNRFLVRNRLIAAFGLGTVVVEAALRSGARSTAGRARDLGRVVMTVPGPVTSATSAGCLQMLRDEGAVPVGSTAHVLEAIALPGIDLAPDERGADRPGDELDQGLGALLDAVPARRPAPAEAIARTSALAAPEVLRGLTVLELMGYVQQLDGRWRRAPG from the coding sequence ATGACCCGCGTCGGGGACGGCTCGCCGGCCGCTGCGCTCGCCTGGCTCAGCCGCACCGTCGAGCCGGGCAACCGCGACCTGTGGGCGTACGTCGGGTCGCTCGGCGCCGTCGAGGTCGCCGAACAGCTGCACGCCGGCGACGGGCCCCGGAGGCTGCAGAATGCTGCCGGCGAGCGCTGGTCGGAGGACCGCAGCCTCCACGACCTCGAGGCCGCCGCGCGGTGCGGCGCCCGGCTGCTCACCCCGGACGACGACGAGTGGCCGCGGGACATCACCGACCTCATGGGAGCCGCGGCCAGCGCCGGCGCGCAGCAATGCGTGCCGCCGATCGCGCTGTGGGTGCGCGGACCGATGTCGCTGGCCCGCGGCCTGGCGCGGGCCGTGGCGATCGTCGGGGCCCGGGCGGCCACCGGCTACGGCGAGTACGTCGCGGGCGACCTCGCGCTCGGTCTCGCCGAGCGGCAGGTGACCGTCGTGAGCGGCGGCGCCAACGGCATCGACGGCGCGGCGCACCGATCCGCGCTGGGCGGGGGCGGCGGCACGGTGGCCGTGCTCGGCTGCGGCATCGATCGCTTCTACCCGCGCTCCAACGACCTGCTGCTCGCGCAGATCGCCCAGCACGGCGCGCTGGTGAGCGAGTGGCCGCCGGGCGCGGCGGCGATGCGCAACCGGTTCCTGGTGCGCAACCGGCTGATCGCGGCGTTCGGCCTCGGCACGGTGGTCGTCGAGGCGGCCCTGCGCAGCGGCGCACGGTCCACGGCCGGACGAGCCCGCGACCTCGGGCGGGTGGTGATGACGGTGCCCGGTCCCGTCACGTCCGCGACGTCGGCCGGCTGCCTGCAGATGCTGCGCGACGAAGGCGCCGTCCCGGTCGGCAGCACCGCGCACGTGCTCGAGGCGATCGCGCTGCCCGGCATCGACCTCGCACCTGACGAGCGCGGGGCCGACCGGCCCGGCGACGAGCTCGACCAGGGCCTCGGTGCGCTGCTCGACGCGGTCCCGGCCAGGCGGCCGGCACCGGCCGAGGCGATCGCCCGGACCTCGGCGCTCGCCGCCCCCGAGGTGCTCCGCGGGCTCACCGTCCTCGAGCTGATGGGGTACGTGCAGCAGCTCGACGGGCGGTGGCGGCGAGCCCCCGGATAA
- a CDS encoding tyrosine recombinase XerC has protein sequence MSDTDLPDAMADVLDAYRRALTLERSVSAHTVKAYVSDVRSLLEHLRRMSGESVAELDLAVLRSWLAKSRTMGAARSTLARRAASARSFTAYAAAQGLLEADPGPQLASPSAHRALPEVLSQQQAAGLVGSVDGDDPLALRDRAMLELLYAGGIRVSELVGLDLDGLDDARGLLRVLGKGDKERSVPIGVPARRALEAYLRSGRPDLVGPRTGSAVFLGVRGGRIDQREVRRVVHRAAGAVEGAPDVGPHGLRHSAATHLLEGGADLRSVQELLGHASLATTQIYTHVSVERLRAAFDQAHPRA, from the coding sequence GTGAGCGACACCGATCTGCCCGACGCGATGGCCGACGTCCTCGATGCCTACCGGCGCGCGCTCACCCTCGAACGCTCGGTGTCCGCGCACACGGTGAAGGCGTACGTATCCGACGTGCGCAGCCTGCTCGAGCACCTGCGCCGCATGTCGGGGGAGTCGGTCGCCGAACTCGACCTCGCAGTGCTGCGGTCGTGGCTCGCGAAGTCGCGGACGATGGGCGCGGCCCGCAGCACGCTCGCACGCCGCGCGGCGAGTGCCCGCTCGTTCACGGCGTACGCCGCCGCGCAGGGCCTGCTGGAGGCCGACCCCGGACCGCAGCTCGCCTCACCGTCGGCGCACCGCGCGCTGCCGGAGGTCCTCAGCCAGCAGCAGGCGGCCGGCCTGGTCGGGTCGGTGGACGGCGACGATCCGCTCGCCCTGCGCGACCGCGCGATGCTCGAGCTGCTGTACGCCGGCGGCATCCGGGTCAGCGAGCTGGTCGGTCTCGACCTCGACGGCCTCGACGACGCGCGCGGGTTGCTGCGCGTGCTCGGCAAGGGCGACAAGGAGCGCAGCGTGCCGATCGGCGTACCGGCACGCCGCGCCCTCGAGGCCTACCTGCGCTCCGGGCGACCCGACCTGGTCGGTCCGCGGACCGGCAGCGCGGTGTTCCTGGGCGTTCGCGGCGGGCGGATCGACCAGCGTGAGGTGCGGCGCGTGGTGCATCGGGCCGCCGGCGCGGTGGAGGGCGCCCCGGACGTCGGCCCGCACGGGCTGCGGCACAGCGCCGCCACCCACCTGCTGGAGGGCGGCGCCGACCTGCGCTCGGTGCAGGAGCTGCTCGGTCACGCGTCGCTGGCGACGACGCAGATCTACACGCACGTCTCGGTCGAGCGGCTGCGCGCGGCGTTCGACCAGGCGCACCCGCGGGCCTGA
- the metB gene encoding cystathionine gamma-synthase gives MSEFSRITDAVRAGLESDTQHGAVVPPLHLSSNFTFAGFGEPRKYDYTRSGNPTRDQLGCAISDLEGGAGGIVTATGMGAITVVLHALLSPGQRLIAPHDCYGGTWRLLDSLARKGSFTVDLVDFTDPAALDAALAAEPAPAVVWIESPSNPLLRITDIEDVARRGHAVGATVVADNTFLSPLLQQPLALGCDVVVHSTTKYLNGHSDVVGGAVISATPELHEQMAFWSNTIGITGSPFDAYLTLRGLRTLAPRLRAHQEAAEAVVAALVAHPAVARVNYPGLPNHPGHATAARQQSGFGAMLSFEVRGGTPAVRALLERLRLFSLAESLGGVESLVAHPATMTHASMSAEARTVAGIGDGLLRLSIGIEDPRDLVADLTAALDAAGAAG, from the coding sequence ATGAGCGAGTTCTCCCGAATCACCGACGCCGTTCGCGCCGGCCTCGAGAGCGATACCCAGCACGGGGCGGTCGTGCCCCCGCTGCACCTGTCCAGCAACTTCACCTTCGCCGGGTTCGGGGAGCCGCGAAAGTACGACTACACGCGCAGCGGCAACCCGACCCGCGACCAGCTCGGTTGCGCGATCAGCGATCTCGAGGGCGGCGCCGGCGGCATCGTCACCGCGACCGGGATGGGCGCCATCACCGTCGTGCTGCACGCGCTGCTGTCCCCCGGCCAGCGCCTGATCGCGCCGCACGACTGCTACGGGGGGACGTGGCGACTGCTGGACTCCCTGGCCAGGAAGGGCTCGTTCACAGTCGACCTGGTCGACTTCACCGACCCGGCCGCGCTCGACGCGGCGCTGGCGGCCGAGCCGGCCCCAGCCGTCGTGTGGATCGAGTCGCCGTCCAACCCGCTGCTGCGGATCACCGACATCGAGGACGTCGCGCGGCGCGGGCACGCCGTCGGCGCGACCGTCGTCGCGGACAACACGTTCCTGTCCCCGCTGCTGCAGCAGCCGCTCGCGCTCGGCTGTGATGTCGTGGTGCACTCGACGACGAAGTACCTCAACGGGCACAGCGACGTCGTCGGGGGTGCCGTCATCAGCGCCACCCCGGAGCTGCACGAGCAGATGGCGTTCTGGTCGAACACGATCGGCATCACCGGCAGCCCGTTCGACGCCTACCTCACGCTGCGCGGCCTGCGGACGCTCGCGCCGCGGCTGCGGGCACACCAGGAGGCCGCCGAGGCGGTGGTCGCGGCCCTGGTCGCGCACCCAGCCGTGGCACGCGTCAACTACCCGGGCCTGCCGAACCACCCGGGGCACGCCACCGCGGCCCGGCAGCAGAGCGGCTTCGGGGCGATGCTGTCCTTCGAGGTGCGTGGCGGTACGCCGGCCGTGCGCGCGCTGCTGGAGCGGCTGCGGCTGTTCAGCCTGGCCGAGTCGCTCGGCGGCGTCGAGTCGCTGGTGGCCCATCCGGCGACCATGACGCACGCGTCGATGTCGGCCGAGGCGCGCACGGTCGCAGGGATCGGCGACGGGCTGCTGCGGCTGTCGATCGGCATCGAGGACCCGCGCGACCTGGTCGCCGACCTCACCGCCGCCCTGGACGCGGCCGGCGCGGCCGGCTGA
- a CDS encoding M23 family metallopeptidase: MNRLAFRTTLLALLVAAAQLLAANPSAAAAGYRWPLDGAPPVMRGFDPPPKPWLPGHRGVDLAAAPGAAVFAAADGTVAFDGSVAGKPVVSIDHPGGVRTTYEPVVATVRAGQGVTQGQQIGVLQDGHPECAADACLHWGARRGEVYLDPLRLLRPRQVRLLPL; the protein is encoded by the coding sequence ATGAATCGGCTCGCGTTCCGGACGACGCTGCTCGCCCTGCTCGTGGCGGCCGCGCAGCTGCTGGCGGCGAACCCGTCGGCCGCCGCCGCCGGGTACCGTTGGCCGCTCGATGGGGCGCCCCCGGTGATGCGGGGGTTCGACCCGCCGCCGAAGCCTTGGCTGCCCGGTCACCGCGGCGTGGATCTCGCGGCCGCCCCCGGCGCCGCGGTCTTCGCGGCGGCCGACGGCACGGTCGCGTTCGACGGCTCGGTCGCCGGCAAGCCGGTGGTGTCGATCGACCACCCGGGCGGCGTGCGGACGACGTACGAGCCGGTCGTCGCGACCGTGCGGGCCGGGCAGGGCGTCACCCAGGGCCAGCAGATCGGCGTGCTGCAGGACGGCCATCCCGAGTGCGCGGCAGACGCGTGCCTGCATTGGGGCGCCCGGCGCGGGGAGGTGTATCTCGACCCGCTGCGCCTGCTGCGGCCGCGGCAGGTGCGGCTGCTGCCGCTGTAG
- a CDS encoding alpha-hydroxy-acid oxidizing protein: MAFGDYQMEIYQAGLAGQQPRFPMDYAALERKASEALPPWILSYVAGGAGDEQTQRANVSAFDRWGIMPRMMRAATKRDLGVDLAGVRLPTPLLMAPVGVLGICTQDLHGDLAAARAAARTGVPLIGSTLMQDPLEDVAAALGDTPGFYQLYTPNDRELAESLVRRAERAGYRGIVVTADTWVTGWRPRDLSTANFPQLRGYCLSNYFTDEVFRARLAVAPEEDPAAAVGLFGRVFGQSLSWEDLAWLRELTDLPLMLKGLCDPADVRRAVDLGVDVVYCSNHGGRQANGGLSALQLLPDVVAAAGEVPVVFDSGVRSGTHVAKAIAMGATAVAIGRPYAWAAAVGGEDAIVHLLRSVLAEADLLMAVDGYSSLAELREAGVRAATH; this comes from the coding sequence ATGGCATTCGGCGACTACCAGATGGAGATCTACCAGGCCGGCCTCGCCGGGCAGCAGCCCCGGTTCCCGATGGACTACGCCGCGCTCGAGCGCAAGGCCTCCGAGGCGCTTCCCCCGTGGATCCTGTCGTACGTCGCCGGCGGCGCCGGCGACGAGCAGACGCAGCGCGCCAACGTGAGCGCCTTCGACCGCTGGGGCATCATGCCGCGGATGATGCGCGCGGCGACCAAGCGCGACCTCGGCGTCGATCTCGCGGGCGTCCGGCTGCCCACGCCGTTGCTCATGGCGCCGGTCGGCGTGCTGGGCATCTGCACCCAGGACCTGCACGGTGATCTGGCCGCCGCCCGCGCCGCCGCCCGCACCGGGGTCCCGCTGATCGGCTCGACCCTCATGCAGGACCCGCTCGAGGACGTCGCCGCCGCGCTCGGCGACACCCCCGGCTTCTACCAGCTCTACACGCCCAACGACCGGGAGCTCGCCGAGAGCCTGGTCCGCCGGGCCGAACGCGCCGGGTACCGCGGCATCGTCGTCACCGCCGACACGTGGGTGACCGGGTGGCGCCCGCGCGACCTCTCGACGGCGAACTTCCCGCAGCTGCGCGGCTACTGCCTGAGCAACTACTTCACCGACGAGGTGTTCCGCGCGCGCCTCGCGGTCGCTCCGGAGGAGGACCCCGCGGCCGCCGTCGGGCTGTTCGGGCGTGTCTTCGGGCAGTCCCTGTCGTGGGAGGACCTCGCCTGGCTGCGCGAGCTGACCGACCTGCCGCTGATGCTCAAGGGCCTGTGCGACCCGGCGGACGTGCGCCGCGCAGTCGACCTCGGTGTGGACGTCGTCTACTGCTCCAACCACGGAGGGCGCCAGGCCAACGGCGGACTGTCCGCGCTGCAGCTGCTGCCGGACGTCGTCGCGGCCGCGGGCGAGGTCCCCGTGGTGTTCGACTCGGGCGTACGGTCCGGCACGCACGTCGCGAAGGCCATCGCGATGGGCGCGACCGCGGTGGCCATCGGCCGGCCGTACGCGTGGGCGGCGGCGGTCGGCGGCGAGGACGCCATCGTGCACCTGCTGCGCTCGGTGCTCGCCGAGGCCGATCTGCTGATGGCGGTCGACGGCTACAGCTCGCTCGCCGAGCTGCGCGAGGCCGGCGTGCGGGCCGCGACACACTGA
- the rpsB gene encoding 30S ribosomal protein S2 → MAVVTMRQLLDSGVHFGHQTRRWNPKMKRFILTERNGIYIIDLQQTLSYIDKAYEFVKETVAHGGTILFVGTKRQAQEAIAKEATRVNMPYVNHRWLGGMLTNFTTVHKRLQRLKELEQIAETGGETVMTKKEQLVLDREREKLSRTLGGIRDMQRVPSAIWIVDTKKEQIAVGEAKKLNIPIVGILDTNCDPDEIDYRIPGNDDAIRSAALLTRVIADACAEGLLARASQTGKGEGDDKPNRDAVGANEPLAEWEREILEGSKQDQAAEAPAAATAQPAAADQAADAPQTPADEAK, encoded by the coding sequence ATGGCCGTCGTAACCATGCGCCAGCTGCTCGACAGCGGCGTCCACTTCGGGCACCAGACCCGCCGGTGGAACCCCAAGATGAAGCGCTTCATCCTGACCGAGCGCAACGGCATCTACATCATCGACCTGCAGCAGACCCTGTCGTACATCGACAAGGCCTACGAGTTCGTCAAGGAGACGGTCGCGCACGGCGGCACGATCCTGTTCGTCGGCACCAAGCGCCAGGCGCAGGAGGCGATCGCCAAGGAGGCGACTCGCGTCAACATGCCGTACGTCAACCACCGCTGGCTCGGTGGCATGCTCACCAACTTCACGACGGTCCACAAGCGGCTGCAGCGGCTCAAGGAGCTCGAGCAGATCGCCGAGACCGGCGGCGAGACCGTGATGACCAAGAAGGAGCAGCTCGTCCTCGACCGCGAGCGCGAGAAGCTCTCGCGGACCCTCGGCGGCATCCGTGACATGCAGCGGGTCCCGTCGGCGATCTGGATCGTGGACACGAAGAAGGAGCAGATCGCGGTCGGCGAGGCCAAGAAGCTGAACATCCCGATCGTGGGCATTCTGGACACCAACTGCGACCCGGACGAGATCGACTACCGGATCCCCGGCAACGACGACGCCATCCGCTCGGCCGCACTGCTCACCCGCGTGATCGCCGACGCCTGCGCCGAGGGCCTGCTGGCTCGCGCGTCGCAGACCGGCAAGGGCGAGGGCGACGACAAGCCGAACCGCGACGCGGTCGGCGCCAACGAGCCGCTGGCGGAATGGGAGCGCGAGATCCTCGAGGGCAGCAAGCAGGACCAGGCCGCCGAGGCTCCGGCCGCGGCGACCGCACAGCCGGCCGCTGCCGATCAGGCCGCCGACGCCCCGCAGACCCCCGCCGACGAGGCCAAGTAG
- the tsf gene encoding translation elongation factor Ts → MANFSAADVKKLRELTGSGMLDCKKALAETDGDFDKAVELLRIKGAKDVGKRAARTSSNGLATVKDGVAIELLCETDFVAKNADFIALGDKIITALAEAKVDGIEAALAHEIDGTTVEALVQELSAKIGERLELRRVVRFDGQTTAYLHRRSADLPPQVAVLVEYTGDDEEAARQAGMQIAAMRPKYVSRDEVPQNIVENERRVAEETARGEGKPEQAISKIVEGKVNAYFKDFTLNEQPSVQDSKKNVKAVLDAAGVTVTRFARIEVGEEL, encoded by the coding sequence ATGGCAAACTTTTCTGCCGCTGACGTGAAGAAGCTACGCGAGCTCACCGGCTCGGGCATGCTCGACTGCAAGAAGGCGCTCGCCGAGACCGACGGAGACTTCGACAAGGCCGTCGAGCTCCTGCGCATCAAGGGTGCCAAGGACGTCGGCAAGCGTGCCGCGCGCACCTCGTCCAACGGCCTGGCCACCGTCAAGGACGGCGTCGCGATCGAGCTCCTCTGCGAGACCGACTTCGTCGCCAAGAACGCCGACTTCATCGCGCTCGGTGACAAGATCATCACCGCGCTCGCGGAGGCGAAGGTCGACGGCATCGAGGCCGCTCTGGCGCACGAGATCGACGGCACCACCGTCGAGGCTCTCGTGCAGGAGCTGTCCGCGAAGATCGGCGAGCGCCTGGAGCTGCGCCGCGTCGTCCGCTTCGACGGCCAGACCACCGCATACCTGCACCGCCGCTCGGCGGACCTGCCGCCGCAGGTCGCCGTGCTCGTCGAGTACACCGGTGACGACGAGGAGGCCGCCCGCCAGGCCGGCATGCAGATCGCCGCGATGCGGCCGAAGTACGTCTCGCGCGACGAGGTCCCGCAGAACATCGTCGAGAACGAGCGGCGCGTGGCCGAGGAGACCGCCCGCGGCGAGGGCAAGCCCGAGCAGGCGATCAGCAAGATCGTCGAGGGCAAGGTCAACGCCTACTTCAAGGACTTCACGCTCAACGAGCAGCCGTCGGTGCAGGACTCGAAGAAGAACGTCAAGGCCGTTCTCGACGCGGCCGGCGTCACCGTGACCCGCTTCGCGCGGATCGAGGTCGGCGAAGAGCTCTAG
- the pyrH gene encoding UMP kinase, with amino-acid sequence MSGYKRVLLKLSGETFGGGKVGVDTEVVKNIARQIREVVESGIQVAIVNGGGNFFRGAQLSQAGMDRARADYMGMLGTVLNCLALQDFLEKEGVDTRVQTAITMGQVAESYIPLRAIRHLEKGRVVIFGAGAGMPYFSTDTVAAQRALEIGCDVLLMAKNGVDGVYNADPRIDPTATKYDSLTYDRVLTEHLAVADATAISLCMDNDMPIVVFNMLEDGNIGRAAAGERIGTTISNEPANR; translated from the coding sequence ATGAGCGGTTACAAGCGCGTCCTGCTGAAGCTCTCCGGTGAGACGTTCGGCGGTGGCAAGGTCGGCGTCGACACCGAGGTCGTCAAGAACATCGCCCGGCAGATCCGCGAGGTTGTCGAGTCCGGCATCCAGGTCGCGATCGTCAACGGCGGCGGCAACTTCTTCCGGGGCGCCCAGCTGTCCCAGGCCGGGATGGACCGGGCCCGCGCGGACTACATGGGCATGCTCGGCACCGTCCTGAACTGCCTGGCGCTGCAGGACTTCCTGGAGAAGGAAGGCGTAGACACCCGCGTCCAGACCGCCATCACGATGGGCCAGGTCGCCGAGTCGTACATCCCGCTGCGAGCCATCCGGCACCTGGAGAAGGGTCGCGTGGTCATCTTCGGCGCCGGGGCCGGCATGCCGTACTTCTCGACCGACACGGTCGCCGCCCAGCGCGCGCTGGAGATCGGCTGCGACGTGCTGCTGATGGCCAAGAACGGCGTGGACGGCGTGTACAACGCCGATCCGCGGATCGACCCGACTGCCACCAAGTACGACTCACTGACCTACGACCGCGTGCTCACCGAGCATCTTGCGGTCGCCGACGCGACCGCGATTAGCCTGTGCATGGACAACGACATGCCGATCGTGGTGTTCAACATGCTCGAAGACGGCAACATCGGCCGGGCCGCGGCGGGAGAGCGCATCGGCACCACCATCAGCAACGAGCCTGCGAACCGCTAG
- the frr gene encoding ribosome recycling factor — protein MIDDTLLEAEEKMEKAVGVAKHDMTTIRTGRANASMFEGIQVDYYGAPTPLTQMATINIPEARMATIKPYDASQLVEIEKAIRESDLGVNPGNDGQIIRVVFPQLTEERRREMGKIARGKGEDAKVSIRNVRRAAKDALEKIKKDGDAGEDDVDRAEKELESLTGKYVAEVDEVVARKEAELLEV, from the coding sequence ATGATTGACGACACTCTGCTCGAGGCCGAGGAGAAGATGGAGAAGGCGGTCGGCGTCGCGAAGCACGACATGACCACCATCCGCACCGGACGGGCCAACGCCTCGATGTTCGAGGGCATCCAGGTCGACTACTACGGTGCCCCGACGCCGCTGACCCAGATGGCGACCATCAACATTCCCGAGGCGCGAATGGCGACCATCAAGCCGTACGACGCCAGCCAGCTCGTCGAGATCGAGAAGGCGATCCGGGAGTCCGACCTCGGCGTCAACCCCGGCAACGACGGCCAGATCATCCGGGTGGTGTTCCCGCAGCTCACCGAGGAGCGCCGCCGCGAGATGGGCAAGATCGCCCGCGGCAAGGGCGAGGACGCCAAGGTGTCGATCCGCAACGTCCGCCGGGCCGCGAAGGACGCGCTGGAGAAGATCAAGAAGGACGGCGACGCCGGCGAGGACGACGTCGACCGCGCCGAGAAGGAGCTCGAGTCGCTGACCGGCAAGTACGTCGCCGAGGTCGACGAGGTCGTGGCGCGCAAGGAAGCCGAGCTGCTCGAGGTCTAG
- a CDS encoding phosphatidate cytidylyltransferase, producing MTEQPTQPSAPAGAAQTPPAGKAGRNLPAAIGVGVAIGAVVLLTLFLYRPAFGALVVVAVVLAIREVALAVREDDIFVAELPLMAGGAGMGVAAWFYGLEGLGIGLLLTFFVATVWRMSLPTEGFVVSAATSAFIATYIPFLGGFAILLAARPDGAAWVVAWALAVVCNDTGGYAAGVLFGKHPMAPTISPKKSWEGFGGSLVAAAAAGGLMLALALHGQWWQGVLFGVAIALIATLGDLAESMVKRDIGVKDMSHLLPGHGGVMDRMDSLLFSAPVAWMLLTLFVG from the coding sequence ATGACCGAGCAGCCCACCCAGCCCAGCGCGCCCGCCGGCGCCGCGCAGACCCCGCCGGCCGGCAAGGCCGGCCGCAATCTTCCGGCCGCCATCGGGGTCGGCGTCGCGATCGGCGCCGTGGTGCTGCTGACGCTGTTCCTGTACCGACCCGCGTTCGGCGCCCTCGTGGTCGTCGCGGTCGTCCTGGCGATCCGTGAGGTCGCGCTCGCCGTCCGCGAGGACGACATCTTCGTCGCCGAGCTGCCGCTGATGGCCGGCGGCGCCGGCATGGGCGTGGCGGCCTGGTTCTACGGCCTCGAGGGCCTCGGCATCGGGTTGCTGCTGACCTTCTTCGTCGCCACCGTCTGGCGGATGTCGCTGCCCACGGAGGGCTTCGTCGTGTCCGCCGCGACGTCCGCCTTCATCGCGACCTACATTCCCTTCCTCGGCGGGTTCGCGATCCTGCTGGCGGCGCGCCCCGACGGCGCCGCGTGGGTCGTCGCATGGGCCCTCGCCGTCGTGTGCAACGACACCGGCGGCTACGCGGCCGGCGTGCTCTTCGGCAAGCACCCCATGGCGCCGACCATCTCACCCAAGAAGTCGTGGGAGGGCTTCGGCGGCTCGCTGGTCGCAGCGGCGGCCGCCGGCGGCCTCATGCTCGCCCTCGCGCTGCACGGGCAGTGGTGGCAGGGCGTGCTGTTCGGCGTCGCGATCGCGCTGATCGCCACGCTCGGCGACCTCGCCGAGTCGATGGTCAAGCGCGATATCGGGGTGAAGGACATGAGCCATCTGCTGCCCGGACACGGCGGCGTCATGGACCGCATGGACAGCCTGCTGTTCAGCGCACCCGTCGCCTGGATGCTGCTGACGCTGTTCGTGGGCTAG
- a CDS encoding TrmH family RNA methyltransferase — MTEQQYDEFAGPSYAPEVGVGPHPLPWPEDRRLDPELLRDGDRRNVVDRYRYWSVEAIVADLDARRHGFHVAIENLHHDMNIGTIVRTANAFLAREIHIVGRRRWNRRGAMVTDRYQHVRHHADPAALVGWAAERGLPLIGIDNLPGSSPIESAALPERCVLVFGQESVGLSAPLAAACDAVHSISQYGSTRSLNAGVAAGIAMHAWIRRHA, encoded by the coding sequence GTGACCGAGCAGCAGTACGACGAGTTCGCCGGCCCGTCGTACGCCCCGGAGGTCGGCGTCGGCCCGCACCCGCTGCCCTGGCCCGAGGATCGCCGGCTGGACCCGGAGCTGCTGCGGGACGGCGACCGGCGCAACGTCGTCGACCGCTACCGGTACTGGAGCGTCGAGGCGATCGTCGCGGATCTCGACGCCCGCCGGCACGGCTTCCACGTGGCGATCGAGAACCTGCACCACGACATGAACATCGGCACGATCGTGCGTACCGCGAACGCGTTCCTGGCCCGCGAGATCCACATCGTCGGACGCCGCCGCTGGAACCGCCGCGGCGCGATGGTCACCGACCGCTACCAGCACGTGCGCCACCACGCCGACCCCGCGGCGCTGGTCGGCTGGGCGGCGGAGCGGGGCCTGCCGCTGATCGGCATCGACAACCTGCCGGGCTCCTCGCCGATCGAGTCGGCCGCGCTGCCGGAGCGGTGCGTGCTCGTCTTCGGGCAGGAGAGCGTGGGGCTGAGCGCCCCCCTGGCGGCCGCGTGCGACGCGGTCCACTCGATCAGCCAGTACGGCTCGACGCGCTCCCTCAATGCCGGGGTCGCCGCGGGGATCGCCATGCACGCGTGGATCCGCCGGCACGCCTAG
- a CDS encoding histidine phosphatase family protein yields MRLLLIRHGETTANAGRILDTAPPGHSLTDLGRRQAEGLVPRLDGLPVGAIYASDLVRTQQTAAPLAAQRGIEVQVHPDGREISGGALEGATHDEAFEQYAHTVFSWGDVRHRGTRLAGGESGHEVLDRFDRQLARAADAVTGLGDAAVVVAHGAIIRIWTSCRALGADASFIAGHPMPNTGIVELQGDPRQGWTLVTYDGLSAADIADGIDDARADELARDERQESFGG; encoded by the coding sequence ATGCGACTGCTGCTGATCAGGCATGGAGAGACCACCGCCAACGCGGGGCGGATCCTGGACACCGCGCCGCCGGGGCACTCGCTCACCGACCTGGGCCGCCGGCAGGCGGAGGGGCTCGTGCCGCGCCTGGACGGCCTGCCGGTCGGCGCCATCTACGCCTCCGACCTGGTCCGCACGCAGCAGACCGCGGCACCGCTGGCCGCCCAGCGCGGCATCGAGGTGCAGGTGCACCCGGACGGCCGCGAGATCTCCGGCGGTGCGCTCGAGGGCGCCACCCACGACGAGGCCTTCGAGCAGTACGCGCACACCGTCTTCTCGTGGGGCGACGTCCGCCACCGCGGCACCCGGCTCGCCGGTGGCGAGTCCGGGCACGAGGTCCTCGACCGGTTCGACCGGCAGCTCGCGCGCGCCGCCGACGCCGTGACCGGCCTCGGCGACGCGGCCGTGGTGGTCGCGCACGGCGCGATCATCCGCATCTGGACCAGCTGCCGGGCGCTGGGCGCCGACGCGTCGTTCATCGCCGGGCACCCGATGCCCAACACCGGGATCGTCGAGCTGCAGGGCGACCCCCGGCAGGGCTGGACCCTGGTGACCTACGACGGGCTGTCGGCCGCCGACATCGCCGACGGCATCGACGACGCGCGGGCCGACGAGCTGGCTCGCGACGAGCGGCAGGAGTCCTTCGGCGGCTGA